In Pikeienuella piscinae, the sequence CCGATCGCCATCGCCGGCCCGATGCCCACTGCAAAGAAGATCGTGCCGAGGCCAAGCGTGCCGCCCAGCGCCCAACCGATGGCGACAACACCCACCTCAAGACACATGCGCACGAGCGCGACGGGCTGATCGGTGACCGCCTGAAGCCCGGTCATGAGGCCGTCTCGGGGCCCGGGGCCAAGATTCGCGATCAGGTATATCGCCCCGCCGAAACCGGTCACCATCACGCCTGTCAACGCCAGAAGGATGTTGGCGGCGTAACTCTCGAATGACGGCAGAAGCGGCAGCACGTACTCCAGCACCAACGCGATCACGATCGCGTTGAGGATCGTGCCCATGCCGGGCGTCTGCCTGAGTGGGATCCACAACAGCAGGACGGATACGCTGATAACGAAGGTC encodes:
- a CDS encoding YczE/YyaS/YitT family protein, with translation MKPPLASLFFLIVGLIVFGLGEALLVTASVGVSPWTVFAQGLTNVTGWSLGGATFVISVSVLLLWIPLRQTPGMGTILNAIVIALVLEYVLPLLPSFESYAANILLALTGVMVTGFGGAIYLIANLGPGPRDGLMTGLQAVTDQPVALVRMCLEVGVVAIGWALGGTLGLGTIFFAVGIGPAMAIGMQALQYRNAAH